The proteins below are encoded in one region of Gaiella occulta:
- a CDS encoding response regulator, with protein MTPPSDETHGLRVEFAEEVQWRLAALADAVGGPDVAAAVRIAHTLKGSSRVLALEGVAAAMERVEQALGADPPDLPSAQAAIESARAEAERELPAGAAAPAGGSRGTGEEAEAWSRLVSQLAHDLRTPLNAISGFARLLQMSEIGAAEREYVDAILQAAGELEQRIGAAADASAAARPAAGVPSAAAEPGAARPPLTVLCVEDDEVSGLLVRRVLERRPDVRLLVARGGEEGIAIAEAQRPDLVLLDLRLPDVDGEEVLRRLRVGPAWPLPVVIVSGDAQLPRAAALEQAGASGYLSKPVDVERLLALVDGLRAREGAASDPD; from the coding sequence GTGACACCTCCGTCCGACGAGACGCATGGTCTTCGCGTTGAGTTCGCCGAAGAGGTGCAGTGGCGGCTCGCCGCCCTCGCCGACGCCGTCGGCGGCCCGGACGTCGCCGCCGCCGTCCGGATCGCGCACACGCTGAAGGGCTCGTCGCGGGTGCTCGCGCTCGAGGGCGTGGCCGCGGCGATGGAGCGCGTCGAGCAGGCGCTCGGCGCCGATCCTCCCGACCTGCCCTCGGCGCAGGCGGCGATCGAGTCCGCCCGCGCCGAGGCCGAGCGCGAGCTGCCGGCCGGCGCTGCCGCTCCGGCCGGGGGCTCCCGCGGCACGGGCGAGGAGGCCGAGGCGTGGTCGCGGCTCGTCTCGCAGCTGGCCCACGATCTGCGCACGCCGCTCAACGCGATCTCGGGCTTCGCGCGGCTCTTGCAGATGTCCGAGATCGGCGCCGCCGAGCGGGAGTACGTCGACGCGATCCTCCAGGCGGCGGGGGAGCTCGAACAACGGATCGGCGCCGCCGCCGACGCGTCGGCGGCGGCTCGCCCGGCAGCGGGCGTACCGTCCGCCGCCGCGGAACCGGGTGCCGCGCGGCCTCCGCTGACGGTCCTCTGTGTCGAGGACGACGAGGTCAGCGGCCTGCTCGTCCGGCGCGTACTGGAGCGCCGGCCGGACGTGCGCCTTCTCGTCGCGCGAGGCGGCGAGGAGGGAATCGCGATCGCCGAGGCGCAGCGGCCCGATCTCGTGCTGCTCGATCTGCGGCTCCCCGACGTCGACGGCGAGGAGGTGCTGCGACGCCTGCGCGTGGGCCCCGCCTGGCCGCTGCCCGTCGTGATCGTGAGCGGCGACGCGCAGCTGCCGCGAGCGGCCGCGCTCGAGCAGGCGGGTGCGAGCGGCTACCTCTCCAAGCCCGTCGACGTCGAGCGCCTGCTCGCGCTCGTGGACGGGCTGCGGGCGCGAGAAGGGGCCGCGTCCGACCCCGATTAG